In the Kribbella sp. NBC_00482 genome, one interval contains:
- a CDS encoding ABC transporter permease — protein MLQRSKTRPQQQLSLGRRLLRDRVLLLFALPGIALIIAFHYVPLLGNVIAFKDYQPFLGINASDWSGWENFSVIFNGDPAFLRALKNTLILTSLQSIFVFPAPILLALLLNSLFSERIKRIAQSILYLPHFMSWVIVVALFQQMLGGSGLLNNYLRSHDLATINIIGNSELFHVLLTSQIIWKDTGWATILFLAALSQIDAQLYEAASVDGASRMKQLWHVTLPGLRGIIILLFILRLGDSLTVGFEQIILQQQAVGRDISEVLDTYVYNNGVLGGAWGVAAAVGLVKGIVGVILVLTANKVAHIFGEQGVYQR, from the coding sequence ATGCTGCAACGATCCAAGACGCGCCCGCAGCAGCAGCTGAGCCTCGGCCGGCGGCTGCTGCGGGACCGCGTGCTGCTGCTGTTCGCGCTGCCCGGGATCGCGCTGATCATCGCGTTCCACTACGTGCCGCTACTGGGCAACGTGATCGCATTCAAGGACTACCAGCCGTTCCTCGGGATCAACGCGAGCGACTGGTCGGGCTGGGAGAACTTCAGCGTCATCTTCAACGGCGACCCGGCGTTCCTGCGGGCGTTGAAGAACACGCTGATCCTCACCAGCCTGCAGTCGATCTTCGTGTTCCCGGCGCCGATCCTGCTCGCACTGCTGCTGAACTCCCTGTTCTCCGAGCGGATCAAGCGGATCGCGCAGAGCATCCTGTACCTGCCGCACTTCATGTCCTGGGTGATCGTGGTCGCGCTGTTCCAGCAGATGCTCGGCGGCAGCGGCCTGCTGAACAACTACCTGCGGTCGCACGACCTGGCGACGATCAACATCATCGGGAACTCCGAGCTGTTCCACGTGCTGCTGACGTCGCAGATCATCTGGAAGGACACCGGCTGGGCGACGATCCTGTTCCTGGCGGCGCTGTCCCAGATCGACGCGCAGTTGTACGAGGCGGCGAGTGTGGACGGCGCGAGCCGGATGAAGCAGCTCTGGCACGTCACGCTGCCGGGTCTGCGCGGGATCATCATCCTGCTGTTCATCCTGCGGCTCGGTGACTCGCTGACCGTCGGTTTCGAGCAGATCATCCTGCAGCAGCAGGCGGTCGGCCGGGACATCAGCGAAGTACTGGACACGTACGTCTACAACAACGGCGTACTCGGCGGCGCCTGGGGTGTCGCGGCGGCGGTCGGCCTGGTGAAGGGCATCGTCGGCGTCATCCTCGTGCTGACCGCGAACAAGGTGGCGCACATCTTCGGCGAGCAAGGGGTGTACCAGCGATGA
- a CDS encoding sialidase family protein, whose protein sequence is MSSRVGALEIFDPAGSGYHTFRIPSVLAHGSLVLAFCEGRLHGAGDAGEIEVVLRRSLDGGWTWLPLQVVSAVPGKTCGNPVPLVDPTTGDIVLVTVENGADAVEMSLARGTDPFDGRRVFVQRSADDGATWSSTREITAEVKPGDWGWYATGPCHGITLRSGRLVVPANHSFVPSEPVDDLIRLNGGHCIYSDDGGVSWSVGFVDRNDGAEINANETAVAELPDGRLYFNARNHQGTGPARVHAWSSDGGQTLDAPYAGIPEITAPGIQGSVLCLPDGRLLLSTPVNPTSRRELTVFVSADSGTSWKPALVVHEGMAGYSDLVLLPDGSIGIFYEAGETSSFATLRFATFAL, encoded by the coding sequence ATGTCTTCAAGAGTCGGCGCTCTGGAAATCTTCGATCCGGCGGGGAGCGGCTATCACACGTTCCGCATCCCGTCGGTGCTGGCGCACGGCTCGCTGGTGCTCGCCTTCTGCGAGGGCCGGCTGCACGGGGCCGGCGACGCGGGCGAGATCGAGGTCGTACTGCGTCGTTCGCTCGACGGCGGCTGGACCTGGCTGCCGCTGCAGGTGGTGTCGGCGGTGCCGGGCAAGACCTGTGGAAACCCGGTTCCGTTGGTCGACCCCACGACGGGGGACATCGTGCTGGTGACGGTGGAGAACGGCGCCGACGCGGTCGAGATGTCGCTTGCCCGGGGCACCGATCCTTTCGACGGCAGGCGTGTCTTTGTGCAGCGGTCGGCTGACGACGGTGCGACCTGGAGTTCGACGCGCGAGATCACGGCGGAGGTGAAGCCGGGCGACTGGGGCTGGTACGCGACGGGTCCGTGTCACGGCATCACGCTGCGCTCCGGGCGTCTCGTCGTACCGGCCAATCATTCTTTTGTGCCGTCCGAGCCGGTGGACGACCTGATCCGTCTGAACGGCGGGCACTGCATCTACAGCGACGACGGCGGGGTTTCCTGGTCGGTCGGTTTCGTGGACCGCAACGACGGCGCGGAGATCAACGCGAACGAGACCGCCGTCGCCGAGCTGCCGGACGGACGGCTGTACTTCAACGCCCGCAACCACCAGGGCACCGGCCCGGCCCGTGTGCACGCCTGGTCCTCCGACGGCGGTCAGACCCTCGATGCGCCGTACGCCGGGATTCCCGAGATCACCGCACCCGGTATCCAGGGCAGCGTGCTCTGCCTGCCGGACGGGCGGTTGCTGTTGTCCACACCGGTGAATCCCACGTCGCGCCGGGAACTGACCGTTTTCGTCAGTGCGGATTCCGGGACGTCGTGGAAGCCGGCTCTGGTCGTGCACGAGGGCATGGCCGGGTACTCCGATCTGGTGCTGCTGCCCGACGGCTCCATCGGGATCTTCTACGAGGCCGGTGAGACCTCCTCGTTCGCGACCTTGCGCTTCGCCACATTCGCCCTTTGA
- a CDS encoding FadR/GntR family transcriptional regulator: protein MTTGGLSRARGAAGNQSFIRDAMKSYILERGLKAGDPLPNEQDLMAQLGVGRHPLREAMKALQAVGIIEIRHGYGTYVGEVNLQSLEDGLAFRMSQSMAGDLRDVQNVLEVRQAIEVGLADDVVRQFQEHGYDALEPIVERMEAKAAEGNYFPDEDWAFHQALYEPLGNALVIDLLSVFWRTFAQVDARLPGARYTPADAAAWHRDLLNALQSANPDTYAHSMKSHFNGIHTRLGE, encoded by the coding sequence GTGACAACGGGTGGGCTCAGCCGGGCACGTGGTGCGGCAGGGAATCAGTCCTTTATCCGGGACGCGATGAAGTCGTACATCCTGGAACGCGGTCTGAAGGCGGGTGACCCGCTGCCGAACGAGCAGGACCTGATGGCGCAGCTGGGCGTCGGCCGGCACCCGTTGCGCGAGGCGATGAAGGCGCTGCAGGCGGTCGGCATCATCGAGATCCGGCACGGGTACGGCACGTACGTCGGCGAGGTGAACCTGCAGTCCCTCGAGGACGGCCTCGCGTTCCGCATGTCCCAGTCGATGGCCGGCGACCTCCGCGACGTCCAGAACGTCCTGGAGGTCCGCCAGGCCATCGAGGTCGGCCTCGCCGACGACGTGGTCCGCCAGTTCCAGGAGCACGGGTACGACGCCCTGGAACCCATCGTCGAACGCATGGAAGCCAAGGCCGCCGAAGGTAACTACTTCCCCGACGAGGACTGGGCCTTCCATCAAGCCCTCTACGAACCGTTGGGCAACGCCCTGGTCATAGACCTGCTCTCAGTCTTCTGGCGCACCTTCGCCCAGGTAGACGCCCGCCTCCCCGGCGCCCGCTACACCCCCGCCGACGCCGCCGCCTGGCACCGAGACCTCCTGAACGCCCTCCAATCAGCCAACCCCGACACCTACGCCCACTCCATGAAAAGCCACTTCAACGGAATCCACACCCGCCTCGGCGAATAG
- a CDS encoding carbohydrate ABC transporter permease: MSTKIVSPKIVQGVPMPGWPMRIFKGLVLLVFCAVVILPFVGVISTSVAPNKQINESGGLVLLPKSISFAAYETLFAGGVVTRALFVSIFVTIVGTLLSLTVSCLLAYALSRPSFVAGRPILLVVLFSMLFSPGIIPLYLTVKGVGLLDSLWALIVPTMVSAFNVVVLRAFFMNLPNELTESARIDGAGELKTFTNIVLPLSKAVLSVIGLFYAVAYWNAFFSALLYLNDSKLWPLQLVLRTYVINDTQLGSAELGTELLPPQASIQMAILVVSIVPILIIYPFLQRHFAKGVLTGAVKG; the protein is encoded by the coding sequence ATGAGTACCAAGATCGTGTCCCCAAAAATTGTGCAGGGTGTGCCGATGCCCGGCTGGCCGATGCGGATCTTCAAGGGCCTGGTGCTGCTGGTCTTCTGCGCGGTCGTGATCCTCCCGTTCGTCGGGGTGATCTCGACCAGCGTGGCGCCGAACAAGCAGATCAACGAGTCCGGCGGTCTGGTGCTGCTGCCGAAGTCGATCAGCTTCGCGGCGTACGAGACGTTGTTCGCCGGCGGTGTGGTGACGCGGGCGTTGTTCGTCAGCATCTTCGTCACGATCGTCGGGACGCTGCTCAGCCTGACCGTGTCGTGCCTGCTGGCCTACGCGTTGTCGCGCCCGAGTTTCGTCGCCGGCCGGCCGATCCTGCTGGTCGTCCTGTTCAGCATGCTGTTCTCCCCCGGCATCATCCCGCTGTACCTGACGGTCAAGGGCGTCGGGTTGCTGGACAGCCTCTGGGCCCTGATCGTGCCGACGATGGTCAGCGCGTTCAACGTCGTCGTACTGCGGGCGTTCTTCATGAACCTGCCCAACGAGCTCACCGAGAGCGCGCGGATCGACGGCGCGGGTGAGCTGAAGACGTTCACCAACATCGTGCTGCCGCTGTCGAAGGCGGTGCTGTCGGTGATCGGCCTGTTCTACGCGGTGGCGTACTGGAACGCGTTCTTCTCCGCGCTGCTGTACCTGAACGACTCGAAGCTCTGGCCGTTGCAGCTGGTACTGCGGACGTACGTCATCAACGACACCCAACTCGGCAGCGCCGAGCTCGGCACCGAACTGCTCCCGCCGCAGGCGTCGATCCAGATGGCGATCCTGGTCGTCTCGATCGTGCCGATCCTGATCATCTACCCGTTCCTGCAGCGGCACTTCGCCAAGGGCGTCCTGACCGGCGCCGTCAAGGGCTGA
- a CDS encoding MFS transporter: MSARIYLLGAGAFAVGTSAYVVSGVLPDVSSELHVSLTAAGQLATAFSLSYAIGAPILSTLTGRWERRTLLIAALVLAALGNLIAALAVNYPILIVGRVVAAFGAAVYTPAATLFATSLLPPEERGRAVAIVFGGLTFALVLGVPAGTLLGPTLGYKGVFALITAVAVLVAIAERAALPKVDAPPVVSLRERFAGVADRRVQIILAMTVLAVLAAFSVYIYIVPLLKHTAGLTGNVTGLLLLLYGVGAVIGNFLGGRITDRFGSLRTLAVLMIGITAILATLDLTLTTEVGAGAALVVWGMLTWAFNPPIQNLLLELGGGLLISLNASAIYLGAGLSAVVGGLVIQTLGVGYLPVLASALSLVVLGLLYALWRDSSLQQVEELERDEDIYVTATAD, translated from the coding sequence ATGTCCGCACGGATCTACTTGCTCGGCGCCGGTGCGTTCGCGGTCGGCACCAGCGCGTACGTCGTGTCCGGTGTACTGCCCGACGTCAGCTCCGAGCTCCACGTCTCGCTGACCGCAGCCGGCCAACTCGCCACCGCGTTCTCGCTGTCATACGCGATCGGCGCACCGATCCTGTCCACGCTGACCGGCCGGTGGGAGCGCCGTACCCTCCTGATCGCCGCGCTGGTTCTGGCCGCGCTCGGCAACCTGATCGCCGCGCTGGCCGTGAACTACCCGATCCTGATCGTCGGCCGCGTCGTCGCGGCGTTCGGCGCCGCCGTCTACACCCCGGCCGCCACACTGTTCGCCACCAGCCTCCTGCCACCGGAGGAGCGCGGTAGAGCAGTGGCCATCGTGTTCGGCGGTCTCACGTTCGCACTGGTGCTCGGCGTACCTGCAGGCACGCTGCTGGGCCCGACGCTCGGCTACAAGGGCGTGTTCGCTCTCATCACCGCTGTCGCCGTACTGGTCGCCATTGCCGAGCGCGCCGCGCTCCCGAAGGTCGACGCACCTCCTGTGGTCAGCCTGCGCGAACGCTTCGCCGGTGTGGCGGACCGACGCGTGCAGATCATCCTGGCGATGACTGTCCTCGCTGTGCTCGCGGCGTTCAGCGTGTACATCTACATCGTTCCGCTGCTCAAGCACACGGCCGGCCTGACCGGCAATGTCACCGGGCTCCTGCTGCTCCTGTACGGCGTGGGTGCGGTCATCGGCAACTTCCTCGGCGGACGGATCACCGACCGGTTCGGCAGCCTCCGCACCCTGGCTGTCCTGATGATCGGCATCACCGCCATCCTCGCCACGCTCGACCTGACGCTGACGACCGAGGTCGGCGCCGGAGCCGCTCTGGTGGTGTGGGGAATGCTGACCTGGGCCTTCAACCCACCGATCCAGAACCTGCTGCTGGAGCTCGGCGGCGGACTGCTCATCTCACTCAACGCGTCCGCGATTTACCTGGGCGCCGGGCTGTCCGCTGTGGTCGGCGGACTGGTCATCCAGACGCTCGGTGTCGGCTACCTCCCGGTGCTGGCCTCCGCACTGTCGCTGGTCGTACTGGGCTTGCTCTACGCGCTCTGGCGGGATTCCTCCCTGCAGCAGGTAGAGGAGCTCGAGCGGGACGAGGACATCTACGTCACAGCAACCGCAGACTGA
- a CDS encoding HelD family protein yields the protein MPSDTSDTLQAEKDYLKTSRGALALMREKTGALEIHSADRVNQEYLQAAIFRRMKELEDDPDVPLFFGRLDYLEPTDETFHIGRRHVNDALGEPLVVDWRADISVPFYRASKTEPMGVGVRRRFGFTHGEMTAFEDEDLTASGQDEQHSDILDAEIERPRSGPMRDIVATIQPEQDVIVRAGVDDTICVQGAPGTGKTAVGLHRAAYLLYAYRDQLSRAGVLVVGPNASFLRYIGDVLPALGEIEAKQTTVEELVARVKVAGPGPALVDVLKGDARMAEVLHRAVWSHVKMPEESLVVPRGAHRWRVAAYQAEELVTELRGRGIRYGAGRAMLPQRLAHAVLLRMEAAGDSPDDRVQDSVARSRPVKQYADALWPALDPAKLLFRLFTDPELLAEYADGILTAEEQELLLWDKVPRSPGAAKWSVADATLIDEIADLVDRTPSLGHVVLDEAQDLSAMQLRAVGRRCSTGSMTVLGDIAQGTTPWATPSWDEALKHLGKSSAHTEELTAGFRVPGQVIEYAARLLPTIAPHLKPPTAVRRARGELTITRVPDSLAAAVTAVHDVSERLGSIGLIVPDALVPATRKALQGIAFSVLGDEDDVDAHLDVVPASLAKGLEFDHVVLVEPAGIVSGEADERTGLRRLYVCLTRAVTSLVVLHSEDLPAVLEAP from the coding sequence ATGCCCTCAGACACGTCCGACACTCTCCAGGCCGAGAAGGACTACCTGAAGACCTCCCGGGGTGCGCTGGCTCTGATGCGGGAGAAGACCGGCGCACTGGAGATCCACAGCGCGGACCGGGTCAACCAGGAGTACCTGCAGGCCGCCATCTTCCGGCGGATGAAGGAGCTCGAGGACGACCCGGATGTGCCGCTGTTCTTCGGGAGGCTGGACTACCTCGAGCCGACCGACGAGACGTTCCACATCGGTCGCCGGCACGTGAACGACGCGCTGGGCGAGCCGCTGGTGGTGGACTGGCGGGCGGACATATCGGTGCCGTTCTACCGGGCCAGCAAGACCGAGCCGATGGGCGTGGGGGTACGTCGGCGGTTCGGCTTCACGCATGGCGAGATGACCGCGTTCGAGGACGAGGACCTCACCGCGAGCGGTCAGGACGAACAGCACAGCGACATCCTGGACGCTGAGATCGAGCGCCCGCGTTCCGGCCCGATGCGCGACATCGTCGCCACCATCCAGCCGGAGCAGGACGTGATCGTCCGGGCCGGCGTCGACGACACCATCTGCGTGCAGGGGGCACCCGGTACCGGGAAGACTGCGGTCGGGCTGCACAGGGCGGCATACCTGCTCTATGCGTACCGCGACCAGCTCAGCCGGGCCGGTGTCCTCGTAGTAGGTCCGAACGCGAGCTTCCTGCGGTACATCGGGGACGTCCTCCCCGCGCTGGGCGAGATCGAGGCGAAGCAGACCACCGTCGAGGAGCTGGTCGCCCGCGTGAAGGTGGCCGGGCCGGGGCCGGCGCTGGTCGACGTGCTCAAGGGCGATGCCCGCATGGCCGAAGTACTGCACCGAGCCGTCTGGTCGCACGTCAAAATGCCGGAAGAGTCACTCGTCGTGCCGCGTGGAGCGCACCGCTGGCGAGTAGCGGCGTACCAGGCCGAGGAGCTCGTCACCGAGCTGCGGGGCCGCGGCATCCGGTACGGCGCCGGCCGCGCGATGCTGCCGCAGCGCCTGGCCCACGCAGTGCTGCTGCGTATGGAGGCCGCCGGTGACTCCCCCGACGACCGCGTGCAGGACTCGGTCGCGCGTAGCCGTCCGGTCAAGCAGTACGCCGACGCGCTCTGGCCGGCTCTGGACCCTGCGAAACTGCTCTTCCGCCTCTTCACCGACCCGGAGCTTCTCGCCGAGTACGCCGACGGCATCCTCACTGCGGAGGAGCAGGAGCTGTTGCTCTGGGACAAGGTGCCGCGGTCACCCGGTGCGGCCAAGTGGTCCGTTGCCGACGCCACTCTGATCGACGAGATCGCCGACCTGGTCGACCGTACGCCGTCACTCGGACACGTGGTGCTGGACGAGGCGCAGGACCTCTCCGCGATGCAGCTGCGTGCGGTCGGCCGACGCTGCTCGACTGGCTCGATGACTGTGCTCGGTGACATCGCGCAGGGCACCACACCGTGGGCCACACCGTCGTGGGACGAGGCGCTGAAGCACCTGGGCAAGAGCAGCGCGCACACCGAGGAGCTGACCGCCGGCTTCCGCGTCCCCGGCCAGGTGATCGAGTACGCCGCCCGCCTCCTCCCGACGATCGCTCCGCACCTCAAACCGCCGACCGCAGTACGACGAGCGCGCGGTGAGCTGACCATCACTCGCGTACCGGACAGCCTGGCCGCTGCGGTGACAGCGGTCCATGACGTGTCAGAGCGCCTCGGCTCGATCGGTTTGATCGTCCCGGACGCACTGGTCCCCGCAACCCGGAAAGCGTTGCAGGGCATCGCTTTCTCGGTCCTCGGCGACGAAGACGACGTGGACGCACATCTGGACGTCGTACCGGCGTCTCTCGCCAAGGGTCTCGAGTTCGACCACGTGGTGCTGGTGGAGCCGGCCGGCATCGTCTCTGGTGAAGCCGATGAGCGGACCGGACTCCGGCGCCTCTACGTCTGCCTGACTCGTGCCGTCACCTCACTGGTCGTTTTGCACAGCGAGGACCTGCCCGCGGTACTAGAAGCCCCGTGA
- a CDS encoding ArsR/SmtB family transcription factor gives MATKVLPQPERDEIRVEAVLQALGEPVRLTIVRALADNPAGVCCGEIELPVTASTRAHHLKILREAGVTSTHTDGTRRISMLRRDDLEALYPGLLTGILSAKQ, from the coding sequence ATGGCCACCAAAGTCCTCCCGCAGCCGGAGCGGGACGAGATCCGCGTCGAGGCGGTTCTCCAGGCGCTGGGCGAGCCGGTCCGGCTGACGATCGTGCGCGCGCTCGCCGACAACCCGGCCGGTGTCTGCTGCGGCGAGATCGAGCTGCCGGTGACGGCGTCCACGCGCGCCCACCACCTCAAGATCCTGCGCGAGGCAGGCGTCACCTCCACCCACACCGACGGCACCCGCCGGATCAGCATGCTCCGCCGCGACGACCTCGAGGCCCTCTACCCGGGCCTGCTCACGGGCATCTTGTCGGCGAAGCAGTAA
- a CDS encoding extracellular solute-binding protein yields MPVSRRTFLGGGLAAAAVAVTGTPLLAGCASDKKTTAAANAAVKLPTYTKYGEIKPDLPGTDVVLDGFLKYPANPVKAIAEAPGDGKPITFMTNIPGAIPPAADKNQFWQELNKRLGSELQISMASNDEYKDKFATRIAGGDLPDILNIPPDTPQIPGLVKAKCMDLTEHLSGDAISKYPFLANIPTEFWKGCVFNGAIYGVPVPRGMSRTSLALYREDLLAAKGIKDPAPKNFQEFFDLAKEMTAAKQNKWAWTRVPMSTIRMMLAIPNVWKEEGGKFTSMFEHEAQEQALEAGRKMVAAGVVNPDAFNDKASARKQWFNGGIAAFDYDSFVAWNQYYNDNSAGDAFAVNMLDVPGFDSGDGAPWMGGALNNVTAFSKDSTHSADTLLKIANWMAAPFGTEEYLFRKYGVAGRHYSLQGTDPVPTKVGTVETGIGLQYISDSTLALYWAGKPDVPQKQHAIQEKVAKRLVYDASYGLYSDTASKKQAQLAKTMTDLEGQIVQGKKPVSDWKAAVQTWKSSGGDKIRTELEQALSDTAGK; encoded by the coding sequence ATGCCGGTCAGCAGAAGAACATTCCTCGGCGGTGGTCTGGCCGCCGCCGCTGTCGCGGTCACGGGTACGCCGCTGCTGGCGGGGTGCGCGTCCGACAAGAAGACCACCGCCGCGGCGAACGCGGCCGTCAAGCTGCCGACGTACACGAAGTACGGCGAGATCAAACCGGACCTGCCCGGCACCGACGTAGTGCTGGACGGCTTCCTGAAGTACCCGGCGAACCCGGTGAAGGCGATTGCCGAGGCTCCTGGTGACGGCAAGCCGATCACGTTCATGACGAACATCCCCGGCGCGATCCCGCCGGCCGCCGACAAGAACCAGTTCTGGCAGGAGCTCAACAAGCGCCTGGGCTCCGAGCTGCAGATCAGCATGGCGTCGAACGACGAGTACAAGGACAAGTTCGCGACCCGGATCGCGGGCGGCGACCTGCCGGACATCCTGAACATCCCGCCGGACACGCCGCAGATCCCGGGCCTGGTGAAGGCCAAGTGCATGGACCTGACCGAGCACCTGTCCGGCGACGCGATCAGCAAGTACCCGTTCCTGGCGAACATCCCGACCGAGTTCTGGAAGGGCTGCGTCTTCAACGGCGCCATCTACGGCGTCCCGGTGCCGCGCGGCATGTCCCGTACGTCGCTCGCGCTCTACCGCGAGGACCTGCTCGCCGCGAAGGGCATCAAGGACCCGGCGCCGAAGAACTTCCAGGAGTTCTTCGACCTGGCCAAGGAGATGACCGCGGCCAAGCAGAACAAGTGGGCCTGGACCCGGGTGCCGATGTCGACGATCCGGATGATGCTGGCGATCCCGAACGTCTGGAAGGAAGAGGGCGGCAAGTTCACCTCGATGTTCGAGCACGAGGCGCAGGAACAGGCCCTCGAGGCCGGCCGCAAGATGGTCGCCGCCGGCGTGGTGAACCCGGACGCGTTCAACGACAAGGCCAGCGCCCGCAAGCAGTGGTTCAACGGCGGCATCGCGGCCTTCGACTACGACAGCTTCGTGGCCTGGAACCAGTACTACAACGACAACAGCGCCGGTGACGCGTTCGCCGTGAACATGCTCGACGTACCGGGCTTCGACAGCGGTGACGGCGCACCCTGGATGGGCGGCGCGCTGAACAACGTGACGGCGTTCAGCAAGGACAGCACGCACTCGGCCGATACGTTGCTGAAGATCGCGAACTGGATGGCGGCGCCGTTCGGCACCGAGGAGTACCTGTTCCGCAAGTACGGCGTCGCGGGCCGGCACTACTCGTTGCAGGGCACGGACCCGGTGCCGACCAAGGTGGGCACGGTGGAGACCGGCATCGGCCTGCAGTACATCAGCGACTCGACGCTGGCGCTGTACTGGGCCGGCAAGCCGGACGTGCCGCAGAAGCAGCACGCGATCCAGGAGAAGGTCGCGAAGCGGCTCGTGTACGACGCGTCGTACGGGCTGTACTCCGACACGGCCTCGAAGAAGCAGGCCCAGCTCGCCAAGACGATGACAGACCTGGAGGGCCAGATCGTGCAGGGCAAGAAGCCGGTCTCGGACTGGAAGGCGGCCGTGCAGACCTGGAAGTCGTCCGGCGGCGACAAGATCCGCACCGAACTCGAGCAAGCCCTCTCGGACACGGCAGGGAAGTAG
- a CDS encoding dihydrodipicolinate synthase family protein, with translation MTASAHLTGVVPPLVTPLTPSYDVDTASLARLVQYQLTGGVDGVFVLGTSGEGTFLTDEQRQVVLETTVSEVAGQVPVLAGVIDTSTNRVAAHVSAALKAGVDGIVATAPFYAATHPAEIERHFGRLASLAGDTPLYAYDIPPRAGTKLPAALVMSLGEQGVIAGVKDSSGQETSLRELVLSRREKGLDDFVIMTGSEVTVDSALAFGVDGVVPGLGNVDPAGYARLFKAAAGGDAAAARDEQDRLFRLFDIINVADRSRMGASSAALGAFKAGLYLLGVIDCPVTAYPSIPLNDTEIAAVRPLLDRAGLH, from the coding sequence TTGACCGCATCCGCCCATCTGACCGGTGTCGTACCTCCGCTGGTCACTCCGCTCACCCCGTCGTACGACGTCGACACCGCATCGCTGGCCCGGCTGGTCCAGTACCAGCTGACCGGGGGTGTCGACGGGGTGTTCGTGCTCGGCACCTCCGGCGAGGGCACGTTCCTGACCGACGAGCAGCGACAGGTCGTGCTGGAGACGACTGTCTCGGAGGTAGCCGGACAGGTACCGGTACTGGCCGGCGTCATCGACACGTCGACCAATCGGGTCGCTGCGCACGTTTCTGCCGCTCTGAAGGCCGGTGTGGACGGCATCGTCGCTACGGCTCCGTTCTATGCGGCCACTCACCCTGCTGAGATCGAGCGCCATTTTGGGCGGCTTGCGTCGCTTGCGGGCGACACGCCCTTGTATGCGTACGACATCCCACCGCGGGCGGGCACCAAGCTCCCGGCTGCTCTCGTCATGTCTCTCGGCGAGCAGGGGGTGATTGCCGGCGTGAAGGACTCGTCCGGGCAGGAGACGTCGCTGCGAGAGCTGGTGCTCTCCCGCCGGGAGAAGGGGCTCGACGACTTCGTGATCATGACCGGGTCCGAGGTAACGGTCGACTCGGCGCTGGCGTTCGGGGTGGACGGCGTCGTACCTGGTCTGGGGAACGTGGATCCGGCCGGGTACGCGCGGTTGTTCAAGGCTGCGGCGGGCGGTGACGCGGCCGCGGCGCGGGACGAGCAGGACCGGTTGTTCCGGCTGTTCGACATCATCAACGTGGCGGACCGGTCCCGGATGGGGGCGAGCTCGGCGGCGCTCGGTGCGTTCAAGGCCGGGCTCTACCTGTTGGGCGTGATCGACTGCCCGGTCACGGCGTACCCCTCGATTCCCTTGAACGACACGGAGATCGCCGCAGTCCGCCCGCTCCTGGACCGAGCCGGATTACACTGA
- a CDS encoding phosphatase PAP2 family protein, with product MGTAAVERVGEGRAQVFWRVVREAVLLATLFLVYSAGRQIAARHTGSAFDHAHEVLSLQNWLHLPNEASIQHWVLQFPQLVKGANLYYASVHAPLTAVVLLWLSIWRPKAYSHVRWTMVSLTGLALIGHIAFPLAPPRMMPGFVDTGLRFGQSVYGPDHTGGAVNQFAAMPSLHVGWAALIALSMILITRSRWRWLWLLHPIITFSVVVVTANHYWLDGIVALVLLAASLPLLLRPGLHADRPRTRNSVPPSRVLK from the coding sequence ATGGGGACAGCTGCTGTCGAACGGGTGGGGGAAGGCCGGGCACAGGTCTTCTGGAGGGTGGTACGGGAAGCAGTCCTGCTGGCGACACTGTTCCTGGTCTACAGCGCGGGCCGGCAGATCGCGGCCCGGCACACCGGGTCGGCGTTCGACCACGCGCACGAGGTGCTGTCGCTCCAGAACTGGCTGCATCTGCCGAACGAGGCGTCGATCCAGCACTGGGTGCTGCAGTTCCCGCAACTGGTCAAGGGCGCGAACCTGTACTACGCCAGCGTGCACGCCCCACTGACTGCCGTCGTACTGCTCTGGCTGAGCATCTGGCGGCCGAAAGCGTACTCGCACGTCCGGTGGACGATGGTGTCGCTCACCGGACTGGCGCTGATCGGTCACATCGCGTTCCCGTTGGCGCCGCCGCGGATGATGCCGGGCTTCGTGGACACCGGCCTGCGCTTCGGCCAGTCCGTGTACGGCCCGGACCACACCGGCGGCGCGGTGAACCAGTTCGCCGCCATGCCGAGCCTGCACGTCGGCTGGGCCGCCCTGATCGCGTTGTCGATGATCCTGATCACCCGGTCGCGCTGGCGGTGGCTGTGGCTGCTGCACCCGATCATCACGTTCAGCGTCGTCGTGGTGACCGCCAATCACTACTGGCTGGACGGCATCGTCGCTCTGGTCCTGCTGGCGGCCAGCCTGCCCCTCCTGCTGCGGCCCGGACTGCACGCCGACAGGCCACGGACCCGTAATTCAGTTCCACCGAGCAGGGTGCTCAAGTAA